ACAAAACAGTTCGCGCTTCCCAGGGTTGATAGCGAGTGCTTTGCAACATCAGCACTGTTCATTAACTTCATCATGGCCCTGGGATTTCCTCTAATATCATGTTTACAAGacctacatttaaaaagaaaagaagagatatTAGTTTAGAAAGGCAGGCATTTGAGTGATAACACTGACCTTCCAAAAGGAAAACCAGGTTAAAGCTATTGAACTTTTTTTCTGTAGACAGTACTATCTACAACGCCATCACTGAAAgctcacaaacaaaaaaagcgTCTATTTCAATTTCAACTAAAGAATGCTCTCTAGAGGCACCCTGAACATCAGTGTTTACCATATGGATTTAAGCCTTTCTGAACAGTCTCTCAGCTGAACAAATCCTGTACGTGACTGCAAGAACACCAAGAGAAGGTCTGCAAGTTAACCATTTTTAACCACAGATGAAGAAATAGAACACCGAACATCAGACGTGTCAACAGAACAGCAACCGACCACCTCAAGATCACTTGAGCTAATGGCAATGCATTTGTTCGCTTTTGTTCATCACAGGATAATGCACCACACAGACTGCAGTCTGATGGCCCAAGCCTCACCACAGTCCTTCCTGCCAACAACAAACACAACCCACACCGGTGAACTCCCTGCCACCCCAAAGGCTTGTGACTGAATGGATGCAAGCAGCCAGCAGTCACGTACATCACAAAACAAGCGCAGTTCACAGCCGAGCCCTTATAGTTCAACACTGACTTCAGGCAAGGTCTATCCAAGACCAAGTActccccagccttcctcctcagCCCCCAACAGCTGACTGTTCCTTTAACAACTTTACCCAAGCCATTTAAGATGCAGTCTGCTCAATCTGACAAACTAATACGAATTTTTGAAAAGCAAGTATCAGATAACAAAGTTCCTGTCCTAACAGCAACATGCTTGGAATTCGAAACCTACCTCTGGAATTCAGAAGCTAAGTGTTGTGCTAGAGCTTCCGTGAAGCAAACTCCACCAATGCTATCATCTGTGTTTGTAGCAAGCACACGATACATTCCACTGTTTACTTCTATGATTGTGATAGAAAGCGATGTTCCACCAAGTTTATAAACCAACACATTGCTGCCAtagtggaaaaaaacaagaagaaagtaaTATTAATACAAGTCATCTAGAATTATGTTTCCTTTGACACACTTTCTAAATCATGACCACCATATAATGTATTGCAGATTTTGATAAGTTCTGTCATGAGAATTTGACTTGGGGTGTTTGTATTTAATACATCTTAGTACCACTGACTACTTGACAATGTTCCCTGAAGGACAGAATTAGCCTATTTCATACAATGCTCTTCCTACAACACAACTGAGAATTGAACATTACACTCAAGATTATAGGCAAGACTTCTAcaagaagggtaaaaaaaaacccacaaaccaatcaagaagaaaaaagacaagacatCTGTCTGCACCAACAGCAGTCTTTGCTATTTTGAAACTCTTGTGAATTATCTGAATATTCATATGGTAAACCCAACGCACCTACTGAACTCAGGAACTTGGCTTTAGTTCTTCCAGCATATGTAAAACGACCCCAGCTTCCACAATTAAAAAACAGCTATGCCAAAATCTGTTCAAGAAGGGATGCATTCTTCTTCAAGCCTATCAGCTCATTAAAAAGCAAGACAGAATCTGGGGACAAATTTTAAAGacaattctaaaaaaaaattaaaaccagaacaaaaggATTGAAATCACTACAGATTTACAACTTCTAGCTTGTTATTGGCTTtattgagagaaaaaagaaaaacaattttgtaTTGACTGCTAAGGCAACACAGAATTCCCTCATTTAAGATTTCTCAGGATTTAAGTACAACAGCTTAAATTTAAGAAGTAAAATATTAGGATTTTACCTTTTCCCACTGGGTGAATCTTGGCCAATTCCATAAGCCAGGAGCGCTGCAGACGGTTCATGAATTAATCTCATAACATTAAATCCAGCCGCTGCAGCTGCTTCCCTGTGATAAGACATAAAAGTatctcattttatttaatgatttcACTATAGTCACACACGCTATTAAGATTTCATCTGAACTACACACACCACCAGTTCAGAACTTGGTTACAGCATGGTATTACCAAAGTGAAGTGACTGGAAAAGAAAGGTACCAAGATGTTCAGTTGCTACTGTGTTTTTCAGGTAGTTGGATCTGCTGTGTGCTTACTGTCAGAGAAAACACTGATGAATTGGTGTACACACCTCATCAAAAACCATGCgcacctcccttcctcctcccaaatATAAGATGAAAAACCTCACCCTCAAACTAACTTGGTAACTTATCTTCAGGTGTGGCATTAAAAGTTATCGGTACATTATTTCACCAGATATCATGCTAGGAAAATTGCTTTATTTCCAAGTATTTCCAGTATTCCATTATTTTTCCACACCTCACTTCTCACATTTTCTTTACAGGTTTTCTTGAAACTTCAGTAACACTGGGACATGCTCTGCAAGTCGTTTCCTCCACTCTGAAGTTATTTAGGAACTTGCATGCCGAAGCAATAGAATATTTCACTATACATACTGCAAATACCCAGCTCACTAATGTTTTATGTCCAACTTTAAGTGTGCTTTAAGTATTTCATAATAGTTCAACATAAGGACTTCTACATATCAGAAAGCAGGAACAGATGCTGCCAGTTACACACAGCTTTAAGTCTACTTGTGTTTTCATATAGAGGGACTTCTACAGTGGGACTTCTTCCAAACAGAACTTCTAATCAGAATAATGGTGTGTATTCTGTATCTGCTCTCTGACAAAACAGACGTCCATAAAGTCACGTAACGCCACTTGGTTTGGCAAGTATTGTTGTACGAAGGGATGGAAGTTatggaggagggctgagaaattATCTGAGTTTCAAAGCGGACACTGAAGAGCCACTAGAAATAACACATCTGAAACAACGCTCTATCCTCGACGATACCAAAACTCCCTCCCACTTCAGCTGATTCAGAATTTTATTTTGGCTACAACAGTGAAGTCCACAAAAAGTTTCTAAAGTCAGGATTTTTATCTCCTACTTTCACATTTTCCCAATTCAAATAGCATCCCTGTGTTGTGACTGGCAGCTGCAAGCTGAAGTCCAGCAGAATTGCCACTGCTGATCTGCCAGCCGGTCTGCTTCAGGCGTGTTAAATAACAGAAAAAGCTTAATCCTCTTACCCAAGGGCGTTTTTCTGATTCTCTCCAAAATCAAACGGTACGGTGATAACAACATCATTTACATCCGAACCCAATGCAGACTGAGCTGTTTCTGTTTATAAACATAGGCAGAACATGttgattaaaagcaaaaaaatatacCACATCTTAAAAATATGAGGACAGCTTAAAAAACTAAAACACATTACGATCTTAGTTATTATATACCTTTCATTttactgaaaatcagttttgccACATCTTCTGGGTTAATAAGTTTATTATCTATTTCATACTGAAGTTTCCCATTCTTCTCAATTATCTGCAAGCAAAGCCAACATACCTTTGTTAGACACTCAATGTGGTTATTAACAAAAAGTAATGTTTACTTTAGTTTCTGTTCAAAGTTAAAAGAACTGGACTGTGTAAATACTTTCTGCATTAGTACTCTTCTACAAGAGAATAAATGGTTCCAAGCTGCTCAAAGATCACAGAAAGCCCTTGTATTACCCAACAGACATGATGGTGACATTCATTCAGACTTAAAAGTCTCCAGACTTCCTTTTCCTATTAAGTTGTCCTCAGTACAAAAGCAAGGTTTAGAACAAAAGCACTTGCCTGCTTACATTCcataagaaaaaataacaaatgatCTACAAAAGCCTGTCAACACAAGCAATCAAAAACCAGAGAAAAAGTCATTCCTTCTTTGGGAATGTACTTCCCAGGGTGATTTTTCTCATTCTGCCAAAAAGTTTTCTAGTGACAAGGACAGTATTATCCAAATTAAATGCTGAGATTAAATCACGCTATTAAGCATTTTTATCACCAGAAGCTGCACCATGAGCCTCTTCCACCAGCACTAAGAAATACCACAACACTATGATCCCAACGTATTAAGAATTATCCCTTTTGAGAAGATCCAAAAGACATACATGTGTTTTCCGCTGGACTATATTATGATGGCAGAACACGGTTAAGTTCTCTACTTTATAAAAAGACAAACATTCTATACAGTAGCACATGGATGTCATATAACAAGAGCTGATCACTACGGAACACAAAAAACGTGGTGTGGCCCGAATGATGCCAAGCAGAACAGTGTAAAATGATACAAGTTATTCTGCAAGCAACAAAAACCCCTAGATCATACTCACTGAGCATTTGCTTTCTGCAATGTACTTCTCTGCCTGTGGGTCACCAGGGCTGTTGAGACaaatttaaaacaacagaaataaatcatATGCTCAAGAGTAACTGCATAAAATTCTCTTGCTGATATTCCTTATAACATCTACAGCACAAGAAGCTACACGTCAACCAAAATCCTCGTTTCCACTCTATGGACACATttacacagaagaagaaaagccaACAGTTCTGACTGCTGGTACCCTTCAATCCCCTCTCCCCAGACTAATGATTGAAAAAACATCTACTAGTTAgtgaaaagggaaagcaaaaaccaACACGCTGTTTTAACCTGCTATCCCCAATAATCACTATAAAAGATTTCAGTGACACTTCTGTTGCATTGGCTGAAATAACGTGAAGCAAGAAGCTGACCATCCTTAATTTTGAAGTTAAGCATCTGAAAAGTGCTGAGAAATACATCAGGTGGGGGCATCATCTTGTCAACTCCTTTCTGCAGAGGAGCTGTAACACACAGCCAGGTTATCACTGGGAAGTTTCGCCGCATCCCTGATGTTAGACCTAAACTAGCAAGTTCAGCTCTGGTGTCACTGCAACTGCCAGCGCAAACGGCCGCAGCTCCACCGGCTGAAGAATCGCAACAGGGATCACACCGATGTGTTTCACCGCTGTAACAAGAGGCAACACAAAGCTTCATGCACCTAAAACCACAGTGGACTTTAGTCACAGGAAAACACCCAGTCACAAGAAGACATTTTAGTTAAGAAGCTTAAATATATATCAAAAGCTTTTATGCAACTTGTTAATAAATTTCACAGGCAAACTCAGATACAAAATACTACACATCTCTAGCCTTGGAATGAAATGTAGGGTAACAAGTTGGTAATAGATAGAATTTCCGAGATCTGACATACTGTCCTGTCAGCACCAGGTTAACTTCGTTACTACCACACCAGATTAAAACACGCCCCAAACACCAGCGCGGAGGCAGCGCCTCACCGACCGCTCTAGGGGGCGAACcgcagccctcccctcccccggcagCTCACCTTCGCCCCAGCACCTGCTTCACTTTCACCACAGTGCTCGCGATGTTCCTTATCCTACCCTGCTTAGCAGCTAAGCCAACCACCtggaatgcaaaaaaataaattaaaaaacccaaggCCACGGGCAACAGCCAGAGCTCCGCTCCCTCCGCACGCCCTCACCTCCTCGCTCTCCGAGAAAGCCACCACCGCAGGAGTGACCCGGTCCCCGGCGTCGTTGGCGACCACGTCGGCGCGGCCATCCTGCGGACAGAGGCACCGGCCGTCAGCCCGGCAGCGGCCCCGAGGGGGACGGGGACGGTCCgggcccctccgcccgccccggcccctcagcCCGGGCCCTCCGCCCCGCTCTCACCTTGTACACAGCGGCGCAGGCGCAGGTAGCGCCCAGGTGGACACCGATGGCCGCCAtgaccccctcccgccccgcgagCGCTCCCGCCGCCCCACAATGCACCACGATCCCAACCAACCCCGCTCCCCTCTTCTTCCAGGCCACCAATCAAAACCCGCGTCTCGGACAAACGGCCAATGAGAAAAATCGAGCGGTGGGCGTCACCGCGCATGGCAACGGGGCAGGGGCCGCGCCGCTGAGGGGAGGTGGCGCGGCAGAGCGCTGCGCCTGCGCGAGGCCGGCTCGGTGACCCGAGAGGGCCCAAGCGTCGCGACAGTCGGGAGCAAAATGGCGAAGTGGTTGGTGCTGGCGCCTTCTCGCCGTTTAACgggttttaattaatttaatggGTGTTTATCCCAGCGCCGTGGCTGTTGGTGAGGCGGTTCGAGCCCAAGCGCTGACTCTGCGTGATCCAGCCAGGCAAAAGCAATGTCTGGGAGCAGAGCTCGGAGTCGCGGCGTGTTGGGAAAATCCCCCTTACctcaggggggaaagaaaaggagattaTTTGTAAATCCCTCTTACCTCAGGGGGTGAAAGAAAAGGAGATTATTTGTAATCAGCCCCGAGGGAATGAAGTTAATGTTGTCCACACAGAGTTCACTTCGTGGCAGCAGAGCCGCCGCCGCAGTGATGTTACCGGGAAGCGGCAAAGGAATTCACTCTCTAAAAgtgaagtttggagttttagcAAGTGGGCTGacacccgtaaatgtaaaatttccacctACTAGAGTGATTGCAATGAAAccaaagtagatccttgctgttttgagaagacaggaaagctctaagataaagaggctcctaaataacgctgCTTAAAcgaacttgacttgctgttttggagggggataggaaagctctaagatagactCCTAAATGATGTTGTttggacagctcggccttgggaggacggatgcaccaagctacagaggtaaagaggcaccaagagggcagcaagaccagagcaaaacaacctggaaggacacggtatactgatcgtagaactgagtttgcgcagaaacaaaggtcgacCAGCGAACACGGTGATGaggagtacaagccttcatcttaagacccccaaagaccacccgaggacactaagagacatgtgtgaaagacattaacatgtgctaattagttcttggaaaagttaTGAAtgtgctaagcatttctcagaaatataaccagtatgtatattgtgattgtatttaacctgaaatgacagggtgtttggcgcgcacgtttgaaGGAGggatcccccatgtgcccagtgccataataaagaatacctgcttaatagtcttaaaagtcttccgactattgagtcttcaattccagcttttcagtgCATCAGGGCGtactttattgcagcgctggatgcgcAGGGGATAGCTCCGCCCAAATGTGTATGCTGAAACGACACAGttgctaggtatttatgctatgttaatataCTTATTCATTACATTCCTGAGgaatgcttatcatattcatattttttctgggaactcattagcatatgttagtGTTTTTCGCGCgtgtctgttggcacctctgggtggtcgtcgggggtcttcagataaaggctcatactcttcatcacagtgatctctgcttctgcacaagctcagtgttaagatcacatataccgtgtccttcaaggttgcttcgTTACAGTCTGACGGTCACTTTGTAGCCTCCTTATCTTCATGGTCctgcgcatctgctctcccaagacCGAGCTGTCTAAGTGGggttattcaggagtctcttaccttacaaccttcccaattactcacaaagaaccaagacttgctttggttttaattaatctgttgtgcaatgattctgagacctaaagtgataacttttatctacgTCCACAACACCTGCTGCATTCGCTACCTTCACAGGTATCAGTGAGGGCTCCTCTGGTTCCGCGTGGCCCCGAGGTGGGCGCTGCGAAGCTCTGCGTGTGCGTTGCGGGGTGCGGGTCGCCTCGCATGCGCAGCCTCTCGCTGTGACAGTGAAGGTGCTTCTGCGGGTTGGGGTGCTCGTTTGCCTCTTGTGTCCGTGGGGAGTCTGAGTGCCGTGCACTACCATCTCACTGCATTGTTCTGAAGTAAACATCCTTATCCCTGCTTTATATCTGATACGAAGTGTTTAAAGGAACAAACCGAGATCGCACAGAGGTGAAAGGAGTTATCCACAAAGATTTTGTGTTGCAGAGCTGATCCTGGGCTTCCTAAGCCACGGGACAATCTTCCTTTCAGTAACCAACCTTGCTGAGGTCTGACCAAAGCTGGAGCTCAGACTGCCGGGAGCACGTGCTCAGGAGAGGATCACAGTGTTGATAAAGGTGAAACTTGTACAGCTGAAAACAATACCTTTGAAGCGTGTCCAAATTGTAGCTCCTTTCTGGCTCCTCTTGTAAACGGAGAAGAGAAGAAGGGCAGAGGTGAGCAGGAGAGGCCTGTGGGGACTGGAGAAAGGTATTGTAGAAGAAAGTGATAATAGAAGTGATGCTTTTGTCAAAGGCAAAGATGGAGGGAGTCTGAGAAGAGACACTGAGGATAGGAGGGTGAAGGAGAACAGAAGCCCCGGGTACAAAAACCATCCAAGAACAGTTTTCCTGTGCTTTCCCCCAAATCCTAAGACCAATTGCACCATTTATGACGATAGACCGGTATGTGCAGTCTGTGTTCCCAAAAGTTCTTGTGGCCTCACTGCTATCATCTACACAGCTAAGCACATCTGTGGTTATTTTCCAGTTGTTGTTATGCCATCGACACGTCAGGATGGACACACAGAAGTTCTGCTTATCTGAACTAAAGCAGTTAATGCCCTTTCCAGGTGTAAGCAAATCTGCGTGGAACCAGGCAAGAAGTGCGTTGGCAAGGGTTTGTGGCAGCCAGCAGTGCCTGTTGAGGAGTGAAAAGACCCGTCTGTGTGTGCCCTTCCTATCTTTCTGGGTGGCGTCCTCAGTTAATGGGGAACTCCGAGGTTGCACTGAGCTTGTGTGAGCTGAGTGATGGGGCGAGCAACCCACTGTGAAGTAAAAGTGGGAGAGGCTGCCCTGCTTGCTATGGCAGTTCTGTAAGTGAAAGCCTTTAGTATGCTTGTTCATTAAAGGTGGGGTTGAAGAGACGAACACTGATCTGAGCAGCAATGTTAAAGAATTTCTCATACCATTTTTGGGTTACTCTAGGCTTGCttctttattcacaactcagagttgggccatcacctcagtgagtggcaactCTGTGCCACATCTTAAGACCTTATATACCTTTTTTAACACAATTAGACAACAGGTAAAGGCCACCACAAATTTCCACCATGCCCTCTGTTCTCAATTTCTTCTAAAAAGTCCATTAATCTTCTCCATCAGCATGTTCTGCAAAGTTTTGCTTCTGATCTCAGAGTCCATCAGTCCATCTCGCAAGGTACCATCTGGTCTTTCATCCTTCTCCTGTGGAAAGTGTCTCGGTGTTCTGTTGTACATATATTTCGAAATACGCTATTCTTATCTATTCCTCAATCTATCTATGTCTGCACTTACCCAACCTTAATCAAATCTATTCACTTACCGTTCCATTTGTCTTTATCTACT
The sequence above is drawn from the Opisthocomus hoazin isolate bOpiHoa1 chromosome 8, bOpiHoa1.hap1, whole genome shotgun sequence genome and encodes:
- the HSPA14 gene encoding heat shock 70 kDa protein 14 isoform X1; the encoded protein is MAAIGVHLGATCACAAVYKDGRADVVANDAGDRVTPAVVAFSESEEVVGLAAKQGRIRNIASTVVKVKQVLGRSPGDPQAEKYIAESKCSIIEKNGKLQYEIDNKLINPEDVAKLIFSKMKETAQSALGSDVNDVVITVPFDFGENQKNALGEAAAAAGFNVMRLIHEPSAALLAYGIGQDSPSGKSNVLVYKLGGTSLSITIIEVNSGMYRVLATNTDDSIGGVCFTEALAQHLASEFQRSCKHDIRGNPRAMMKLMNSADVAKHSLSTLGSANCFVDSLYDGLDFDCNVSRARFELICSSLFSKCVEAIKRLLQQVGFTADDINKVVLCGGSARIPKLQQLIKDIFPAVELLNSIPPDEVIPIGAAIEAGILLGKENPLLEEEALFIECSAKDILLKGVDESGADKFTVLFPSGTPLPARRQHTLHAPGNASSVCLELYESLGKSPVNEEGKFAQIVLQDLDKKEDGLHDILTVLTMKRDGSLHVTCTDQDTGKCEIITVEVAS
- the HSPA14 gene encoding heat shock 70 kDa protein 14 isoform X2, with protein sequence MAAIGVHLGATCACAAVYKDGRADVVANDAGDRVTPAVVAFSESEEVVGLAAKQGRIRNIASTVVKVKQVLGRSPGDPQAEKYIAESKCSIIEKNGKLQYEIDNKLINPEDVAKLIFSKMKETAQSALGSDVNDVVITVPFDFGENQKNALGEAAAAAGFNVMRLIHEPSAALLAYGIGQDSPSGKSNVLVYKLGGTSLSITIIEVNSGMYRVLATNTDDSIGGVCFTEALAQHLASEFQRSCKHDIRGNPRAMMKLMNSADVAKHSLSTLGSANCFVDSLYDGLDFDCNVSRARFELICSSLFSKCVEAIKRLLQQVGFTADDINKVVLCGGSARIPKLQQLIKDIFPAVELLNSIPPDEVIPIGAAIEAGILLGKENPLLEEEALFIECSAKDILLKGRHYQLEGSTPCTLLETLLPCALNYTSHWGKVP